A window of Burkholderiales bacterium genomic DNA:
TGTCGATCATCAAACCCGACGCAGTCGAGAAGAACATCATCGGCAAGATCTATTCCCGCTTCGAAGCCGCGGGACTCAAGATCGTGGCGGCCAAGATGGCCTATTTATCGGAGCGGGAAGCGGAAGGCTTTTACGCCGTGCACCGGGAGCGGCCTTTTTTTCGGGATCTGGTGAAATTCATGACTTCCGGACCGGTCATGATCCAGGTGCTGGAGGGGGAGGACGCCATCGCGAAAAACCGGGAGCTGATGGGGGCGACCGACCCGAAAAAAGCGGCTCCCGGCACCATCCGGGCCGATTTCGCCTCCACCATCGACGCCAACGCGGTTCACGGCTCCGACGGCCCGGAGACCGCGGCGATGGAAATCGCGTACTTTTTCCCCAGCTCGGAAATCTATTCCCGATAGGGGTGGTTTGCTCGTCCATGGCGGTCAACCTGCTGGGTCTCAATCCCGAGGAACTTGGGGCCTTCCTCGCCAGTCTGGAAGAAAAACCTTTCCGCGCCCGGCAGCTTCTGCGCTGGATGCACCAGCGGGGGGAAGAGCGCTTCGACGCCATGACCGATCTGGCCAAGGGACTGCGGGAGCGCCTGGCCCAGGTGGCGGAGATCCGGGCACCGGAAGCGGTGAGCGAGCAGCGTTCGCCGGACGGCACCATCAAGTGGCTGCTCCGGGTGGGGAGCGACAACGCCATCGAGACGGTGTTCATCCCCGATGCCCATCGGGGCACCCTGTGCGTTTCTAGCCAGGTGGGTTGCGCCCTGGAGTGCCGCTTCTGCGCCACAGGGCGCCAAGGCTTCAACCGCAACCTCACCACCGCCGAGATCATCGCCCAGTTGTGGTGGGCCCGCAAGGTGCTGGCACGGCAAGGGCTGGCCGAGCGGCCGGTGACCAACGTGGTGCTGATGGGAATGGGAGAGCCGCTGCTCAACTTCGACCACGTGGTGCGGGCGCTGGACCTCATGCTGGACGACGACGCCTACGGCCTATCCCGGCGCCGGGTGACCCTGTCCACCTCGGGCATCGTGCCCGCCATCGACCGGTTGCGGGAGCGCTGTCCGGTGGCGCTGGCCGTGTCCCTTCACGCGCCCGACGACGATCTGCGCAGCTACCTGGTGCCGATCAACCGCAAGTACCCCCTGAAGGAGCTGATGGCGGCGTGCCGCCGCTATGTGGAAGCGGGGGAGAGGGCGAGCCGGGGCGAGCCGGTCCTCGCCGGCCGCAAGTGGCGGCGGCTCGGCTCGCCCCGGGATTTCGTCACCTTCGAGTACGTGATGCTGGCGGGGGTCAACGATCGCCTCGCCCACGCCGAAGCCCTGATCGAGCTCACCCGGGACGTGCCGTGCAAGTTCAACCTGATCCCGTTCAATCCGTTCCCGAACGCCGGGTTCGAGACTTCCCCCGCCTCGGTGATCGCCACCTTCCGCGACCGGCTGCTCGCCGCCGGCCGGGTGGCTACCATTCGCAAAACCCGGGGCGAGAGGATCGACGCGGCCTGCGGTCAATTGGCGGGACGGGTGCAGGACCGCACCCGCCGCCGGCTGCGGCGTGCCCTGGAGGCGACCCCGTGAAGCCCGGAATCCCGGTGGCCCTCGCCGCCTTTATCCTCGCCGCCTGCGCTTCGCCGCCCCCAGTGCAGCACGCCCCCGAGCAGGCTCAGACCCAGTCCCGCTACCGGGCGGAAATCCACACTCAACTGGGCGCCGGCTATTACAGCCGCGGCCAGCTCGGCGTGGCGCTGGAGGAGCTGAACGCGGCCTTCGCGGCGGACCCCAACTACGGGCCGGCGTACAACGTCCTGGGACTGGTCTACGCGGCCCTGGGGGAGCCCAAGCTCGCCGAGCAGAACTTCCTCCGGGCCCTCGCCCTTAATCCCAACGACTCCGAAGCGCGCAACAACTACGGCCTGTTCTTGTGCCAGCGCAACCGGGGGGAGGAGGGCATCGGCCACCTTCTGCAGGCCCTGCGCAATCCCCTGTACCGCACGCCGGAGCTGGCCTATGTGAACGCGGGGGATTGCGCCCAGCGGATGGGGGACCGCAAGCGCGCCCAGGAATTTTTCGAGAAAGCCTTGCAGGTCCAGCCGTCCCAGCCCCAGGCCCTGCGGGCGATGGCGGAGATCGCCTACGGAAACGGCCGTTTCGACGACGCCCACGCCTATCTCACCCGCTACCTGCAGATCGCCCAGCCGGATGCGGAAAGCCTGGCCTTGGGCGTGCGGATCGAGCGCCGGCGGGGAGATCGCCAGGCGGAGGCGAGCTACGCGGCCCAGTTGCGCAACCGCTTCCCCCAGTCGAAGGAAGCCCGGGCGTTGGAGTCGGGCGATTTGTAAGCCATGGATCGTTACCAGGACAGGGATACCCTCGAGAGGCCAGGCCCCGGCCGCCGGCTGGCGGAGGAGCGACGGCGCCAGGGCTTGTCCGTGGCCGACCTCGGGCGCCAGCTCAAGCTGACGCCCAGGCAGGTGGAAGCGCTGGAGGCCGACGACTATGAACGGCTTCCGGGTAACACCTTCGTGCGCGGCTTCATACGCAACTACGCCAAGGCGCTGCACCTGGATCCCGAGCCCCTGCTGGCGGAGCTGGAAGAACGGCTGCCCGAAGAGCGCCCCTCGGCCATCCTTCCGCCCATCGAGAACATTCCGTTCGCCAGCGGCAAGGAAGGAAGCTGGCACCGTTACCTGCTGCTCGCCGGACTGGTGCTGCTGGTGATCCCCTGGCTGCTGTACGAGACCTACCGCCAGCAGCCCCTAGCGCCACCCCCGACACCGGAAGTGGCTCTTCCCGTACCTCCGCCCACGGCGGTCGAGCCGGGGGTCTTCGCCGGAGCAAGTTCCTCCGGAAACGCTCCCGCTTCCCCTCCAGACCCGGTTGCCTCCGCGGCCGGCGCCGCTCCGCTGGCCGCGGCCGGTGCCGAGGCGCAAGCGCCCGCTCCCCAGGAACCGGCGCCTTCTCCGGCCCCGGGCTCCGTGCGGCTCGTGTTCAAAAAGGAGGCCTGGGTGGAGATTCGAGACCGGGACGGCCAAGTACTGCTCTCCCGGATCAACCCGGCCGGGACCGAGCAAAGGGTGGAGGGCACGCCGCCCCTTTCCCTGGTGGTGGGCAACGCGACCCAGGTAGCCGTGGAATACAACGGCAAGCCAGTGGATCTTGCCCCTTACACCCGCGCCGAAGTGGCGCGCCTTGTCCTGGAGTAAGAAGGGTTTTATGCGCTACGGTGTCGATGAACGGCGGAAAAGCCTGCCCGTCCGCGTAGACCGGGTGGTGATCGGCGGGGGCGCCCCCATCGTGGTTCAATCCATGACCAATACGGACACGGCGGACGGGGAGGCTACGGCCCGGCAGGTTCTGGCTTTGGCCCGGGCGGGCTCGGAGCTGGTGCGCATCACGGTGAACACCGCCGAGGCGGCGCGAGAAGTGCCCCGCATCCGGGAGCGCCTGGACCGGTGGGGCTGCCCCGTGCCCCTGGTGGGGGATTTCCACTTTAACGGCCACAAGCTTCTCACCCAGTTCCCGGCCTGCGCGGAGGCGCTGGCGAAATACCGCATCAATCCCGGCAACGTGGGGCACGGTTCCAGGCGGGACAGCCAGTTCGCCGTCATGATCGAGACCGCCTGCCGGTACGGAAAGCCGGTGCGCATCGGCGTCAACTGGGGCAGCCTGGATCCCCAGCTCCTCGCGCGGCTGATGGACGAAAACGCGAAGCGCCAGGAGCCCCTGTCGGCGGCGGCCGTGACCCGGGAGGCCCTGGTCGCCTCCGCCCTGGAGAGCGCCGGGCAGGCGGTGCGCCTGGGGCTGCCCCGGGACCGCATCGTCCTCTCCTGCAAGGTGAGCGGGGTGCAGGATCTCATCGCCGTCTACCGAGAGCTCGCCCGCCGCTGCGACTACCCCCTGCACCTGGGGCTGACCGAGGCGGGCATGGGCACCAAGGGAGTCGTGGCCTCTAGCGCCGCCTTGGCGGTGCTCTTGCAGGAGGGCATCGGCGACACCATCCGCATCTCCCTCACCCCGGAGCCGGGCGGCGACCGCACCCAGGAGGTGGTGGTGGCCCAAGAGCTGCTGCAGACCATGGGCCTGCGGGCCTTCGCTCCCCTGGTGGTGGCCTGCCCCGGCTGCGGCCGCACCACCAGCACCTTCTTCCAGAGCCTGGCCCAGAGCGTCCAGCGCTACGTGCGCGCCCAGATGCCGGCCTGGCGCGCCCGCTATCCGGGGGTGGAGAACCTGACCGTGGCGGTGATGGGGTGCGTGGTGAACGGGCCCGGGGAGAGCAAGCACGCCAACATCGGCATCTCGCTGCCCGGCACGGGGGAAGTTCCGGTGGCTCCGGTCTACGTGGACGGGGTGAAGACGGTGACCTTGAAGGGCGAGCGCATCGCCGAAGAGTTCCAGGCGATCATCGACCAGTACGTGGCGACCCGCTACGGTTCTCCGGCGGCCCCGGCGGCGGAGGCGGCGCCCGCGGGCGAACCGGCGGGAGCCCCGCGCTGAGCCCCGTTCCAGCAGGACGCCGCCCCGCGGCGGCGCCGATCGATTCGAGGCCGATCCCATGAGCACCCATATCCAGGCGATTCGCGGGATGAACGACATCCTGCCCGAGGAAGCCCTCGCCTGGGAGCGCTTCGAGGACACGGTGCGCGACTGGCTACGGCGCTACGGCTACCGCCCGATCCGCATGCCCCTGGTGGAGCGCACGGAGCTGTTCGTGCGCTCCATCGGCGAGGTGACCGACATCGTCGAGAAGGAGATGTACACCTTCGTCGACGCCCTCAACGGGGAAAGCCTCACCCTGCGGCCGGAGGGCACCGCCTCCTGCGTGCGGGCGGTGCTGGAGCACAACCTGCTCTACGCGGGACCCCAGCGGCTATACTACAGCGGCCCCATGTTCCGCCACGAACGGCCGCAAAAGGGGCGCTACCGCCAGTTCCACCAGGTGGGGGTGGAAGCGCTGGGCTTCGAAGGGCCCGATATCGACGCCGAGCACATCGTCATGGCCCGCAGGCTTTGGCGCATGCTGGGCCTGGAAGGCATCCGCCTGGAGCTCTCCACCCTGGGCTCCAGCGAGGCCCGCGCCCGTTACCGGGATCGCCTCACCCGCTACTTCGAGGCCCACCTGGACGCGCTCGACCAGGATTCCCGCCGGCGGCTGC
This region includes:
- the rlmN gene encoding dual-specificity RNA methyltransferase RlmN, whose protein sequence is MAVNLLGLNPEELGAFLASLEEKPFRARQLLRWMHQRGEERFDAMTDLAKGLRERLAQVAEIRAPEAVSEQRSPDGTIKWLLRVGSDNAIETVFIPDAHRGTLCVSSQVGCALECRFCATGRQGFNRNLTTAEIIAQLWWARKVLARQGLAERPVTNVVLMGMGEPLLNFDHVVRALDLMLDDDAYGLSRRRVTLSTSGIVPAIDRLRERCPVALAVSLHAPDDDLRSYLVPINRKYPLKELMAACRRYVEAGERASRGEPVLAGRKWRRLGSPRDFVTFEYVMLAGVNDRLAHAEALIELTRDVPCKFNLIPFNPFPNAGFETSPASVIATFRDRLLAAGRVATIRKTRGERIDAACGQLAGRVQDRTRRRLRRALEATP
- the ispG gene encoding 4-hydroxy-3-methylbut-2-en-1-yl diphosphate synthase (flavodoxin) gives rise to the protein MRYGVDERRKSLPVRVDRVVIGGGAPIVVQSMTNTDTADGEATARQVLALARAGSELVRITVNTAEAAREVPRIRERLDRWGCPVPLVGDFHFNGHKLLTQFPACAEALAKYRINPGNVGHGSRRDSQFAVMIETACRYGKPVRIGVNWGSLDPQLLARLMDENAKRQEPLSAAAVTREALVASALESAGQAVRLGLPRDRIVLSCKVSGVQDLIAVYRELARRCDYPLHLGLTEAGMGTKGVVASSAALAVLLQEGIGDTIRISLTPEPGGDRTQEVVVAQELLQTMGLRAFAPLVVACPGCGRTTSTFFQSLAQSVQRYVRAQMPAWRARYPGVENLTVAVMGCVVNGPGESKHANIGISLPGTGEVPVAPVYVDGVKTVTLKGERIAEEFQAIIDQYVATRYGSPAAPAAEAAPAGEPAGAPR
- the pilF gene encoding type IV pilus biogenesis/stability protein PilW — encoded protein: MKPGIPVALAAFILAACASPPPVQHAPEQAQTQSRYRAEIHTQLGAGYYSRGQLGVALEELNAAFAADPNYGPAYNVLGLVYAALGEPKLAEQNFLRALALNPNDSEARNNYGLFLCQRNRGEEGIGHLLQALRNPLYRTPELAYVNAGDCAQRMGDRKRAQEFFEKALQVQPSQPQALRAMAEIAYGNGRFDDAHAYLTRYLQIAQPDAESLALGVRIERRRGDRQAEASYAAQLRNRFPQSKEARALESGDL
- the ndk gene encoding nucleoside diphosphate kinase, translating into MAIERTLSIIKPDAVEKNIIGKIYSRFEAAGLKIVAAKMAYLSEREAEGFYAVHRERPFFRDLVKFMTSGPVMIQVLEGEDAIAKNRELMGATDPKKAAPGTIRADFASTIDANAVHGSDGPETAAMEIAYFFPSSEIYSR